One Synechococcus sp. JA-2-3B'a(2-13) genomic window carries:
- a CDS encoding class I SAM-dependent methyltransferase, which translates to MTPLYTDPCPACGESVAHPFFDGGAAPLATLGWPRTEEEARAMPPYRLDFVQCLACGHVWNRAFRYEDVPYGSQPNLMFNAGVLWNRHLAQLVDEVLTRLPENPTVVEIGCGCGHFLRSLAARRQGRYIGFDPHQPDDFPSEFQFEARLFDPVEDLLHLQPDLVVMRHVLEHFSQPAAFLQQLAWAAGCCKKTVRLLAEVPCIDRVFATGRLVDFYYEHPQQFSTESLRALLQRVGAIVSLWHAYDGEVVLAIVELQLPLAWRLRAEAAAKFEQGSQKARRKIAAQLQELANSGLRVALWGGTGKGAAFMHHFGVKTNWLTWVVDSDPNKVGTYVAGVGQQIVSPEELKTQTPDVVIIPTQWRAADIVAEMARLGIEPKQVLIEHQGQLVDYWHSAHPYALPKLEGR; encoded by the coding sequence ATGACTCCTCTTTATACGGATCCCTGTCCTGCCTGTGGCGAATCAGTGGCTCACCCTTTTTTTGACGGAGGGGCTGCGCCACTTGCCACATTGGGCTGGCCACGTACTGAAGAGGAGGCACGGGCCATGCCCCCCTATCGGCTTGACTTTGTGCAGTGCCTCGCCTGTGGCCATGTCTGGAATCGCGCCTTCCGCTATGAGGATGTCCCGTACGGCAGTCAGCCGAACCTCATGTTCAACGCCGGGGTCTTGTGGAACCGGCATCTGGCGCAACTGGTCGATGAGGTGCTGACCCGCCTACCTGAGAACCCAACCGTGGTTGAGATTGGCTGCGGTTGTGGTCACTTTCTGCGGTCTTTAGCTGCTCGCCGGCAAGGGCGGTACATTGGATTTGACCCTCACCAACCGGACGACTTCCCCAGTGAGTTTCAATTTGAGGCGCGGCTTTTTGACCCTGTTGAAGATCTGCTGCACCTCCAGCCGGATCTGGTGGTGATGCGTCATGTCCTGGAGCACTTTAGCCAACCAGCAGCCTTCCTACAGCAGTTGGCATGGGCTGCAGGTTGCTGTAAAAAGACTGTGCGCCTGCTTGCTGAAGTGCCCTGTATCGACCGGGTCTTTGCCACAGGGCGACTGGTGGATTTTTACTACGAACACCCCCAGCAGTTTAGCACTGAGTCGCTGCGTGCCCTGCTACAGCGCGTCGGTGCAATTGTGAGCTTGTGGCACGCCTACGATGGGGAAGTGGTGTTGGCCATCGTTGAGCTGCAGCTACCGCTAGCCTGGCGGCTCCGGGCTGAAGCAGCAGCCAAATTTGAGCAAGGCAGCCAAAAGGCTCGCCGCAAAATTGCTGCCCAGCTTCAAGAGCTGGCTAACAGTGGCCTGCGAGTTGCCCTCTGGGGAGGCACGGGGAAAGGGGCAGCCTTCATGCACCACTTTGGGGTTAAGACCAATTGGCTTACCTGGGTTGTCGATTCCGATCCAAACAAAGTTGGCACCTATGTTGCCGGCGTTGGCCAGCAAATTGTCAGCCCAGAGGAGCTGAAAACGCAGACCCCAGACGTGGTCATCATCCCAACCCAATGGCGCGCCGCTGACATTGTTGCCGAGATGGCTAGGCTTGGGATAGAGCCAAAGCAGGTGCTTATCGAGCACCAAGGGCAACTAGTCGACTACTGGCATTCTGCTCATCCCTATGCCTTGCCCAAACTAGAGGGCCGATGA
- a CDS encoding radical SAM/SPASM domain-containing protein: MSTIPPNLLDYQRRALAMRESSYIDFPAHVHLETMARCNAACNFCPYSSLERKGAKMDDSLIEKIVNDLKDIPRLHRFQLSPFKVNEPFLDTRIFDLLTYLQSELPHATITLTTNGSLINERIVERLTQFPNLGYLWVSFNDHRPDEYEATMKLPYRRTRESLDRLHKAKAEGRLPMRIVLSRVGDGTAADEDFITWVRTTYPLFEVSIFPRMNWLGQVDVSPPTAPPIACTRWFDISITATGVVAHCCADGQARYPIGNVREQHVLDIYNSPSYRRLRATVDNRLQVEPCRRCNFL, encoded by the coding sequence ATGAGCACAATTCCGCCGAACTTGCTGGACTATCAGCGCAGAGCTCTGGCGATGCGGGAGAGTTCATACATTGACTTTCCAGCTCATGTCCATCTGGAAACGATGGCACGTTGCAACGCTGCCTGCAACTTTTGTCCCTATTCTTCACTGGAAAGAAAGGGAGCAAAGATGGATGATTCTCTAATAGAAAAAATTGTCAATGACCTCAAAGACATTCCGCGTCTTCATCGCTTTCAATTAAGTCCTTTTAAGGTTAATGAGCCATTTTTGGATACACGGATCTTCGATTTGCTTACATATCTTCAGTCTGAGCTACCGCACGCTACCATCACCTTGACTACCAATGGCTCCCTCATCAACGAGCGGATTGTGGAACGATTAACACAGTTTCCCAATCTTGGTTACTTGTGGGTTAGCTTCAACGATCACCGCCCAGACGAATACGAGGCAACGATGAAGTTGCCCTACAGACGGACTCGCGAAAGCCTGGACAGACTTCACAAAGCAAAAGCTGAGGGACGCTTGCCAATGCGCATTGTGCTATCCCGTGTTGGAGACGGCACAGCAGCTGATGAGGATTTCATTACCTGGGTAAGGACAACGTATCCATTGTTCGAAGTTAGCATTTTTCCGCGCATGAACTGGCTTGGCCAGGTCGATGTGTCGCCTCCCACGGCACCGCCCATAGCCTGCACTCGCTGGTTTGACATATCAATCACGGCAACGGGTGTGGTAGCCCACTGTTGCGCCGATGGCCAGGCACGCTACCCCATAGGCAACGTTCGGGAGCAGCATGTCCTCGACATCTACAACAGCCCAAGCTATCGCCGACTGCGCGCGACGGTGGACAACCGTCTGCAGGTAGAGCCATGCCGCCGCTGCAACTTCCTTTAA
- a CDS encoding AMP-dependent synthetase/ligase → MTTAAASATPTAPEMTLLNVWQVLAEEFAGQVALRDPHAQPVFEMSYGELFRRIQTLAAGLQALGICPGDRVAIFADNSPRWLMADLATMFTGAVNVPRSAVADPSELGYILRHSGSTALIAQDLKTLRRIRPDVQELGLERLLLLSDEQEAGVLNFSQWLQKGREHTYQPPKLERSQLATIIYTSGTSGRPKGVMLSHGNLMHQVENLGVVVQPQPGNKVLTILPTWHSYERACEYFLLSRACMLVYTSPRFIKQDFQQEHPHFLVAVPRIWETVYEGIQRQFKEKSPLMQRLIRALMAVSESHVLSGRIARNQSILHYGVSPWVRLQARLQHWLLWPLHRLADALIYRKVRQALGPNFQHAISGGGSLPAYLDLFYEVVGISILNGYGLTETSPVLCARRPDNNVRGTAGPPLPGTEFRIVDPETRQPLPPREKGLILARGPQVMMGYYNNPEATAKVLSSDGWFETGDLGWLTPDGQLVITGRAKDVIVLLNGENIEPQPLEDACLQSPYISQIVIVGQDQKKLAALIYPNLDALKAWAAEQGIPAEDAELLAQPQTRTLILQEVRRRIQERPGYRPDEQVSDFRFLPEPLSVENGLMTQTLKIKRNPVAERYAHLIEEMYRSLK, encoded by the coding sequence ATGACAACTGCTGCCGCTTCTGCTACTCCCACTGCCCCTGAGATGACGCTGCTGAACGTTTGGCAAGTGCTGGCGGAAGAGTTTGCCGGTCAAGTTGCCCTACGGGATCCCCACGCGCAGCCAGTTTTCGAGATGTCTTATGGAGAGCTGTTTCGCCGCATTCAAACCCTGGCGGCTGGCCTGCAGGCTTTGGGCATTTGCCCGGGGGATCGGGTGGCCATTTTTGCCGATAACTCCCCCCGCTGGCTGATGGCCGATCTGGCCACGATGTTCACGGGAGCTGTGAATGTGCCCCGCAGCGCTGTGGCGGATCCCAGTGAGCTGGGCTACATCTTGCGCCACTCCGGTAGCACGGCCCTGATTGCTCAGGATCTGAAGACCCTGAGGCGGATCCGGCCGGATGTGCAGGAGCTGGGCCTGGAACGGCTGCTGTTGCTTTCCGATGAGCAGGAAGCAGGGGTGCTGAACTTTTCCCAATGGCTGCAAAAGGGTCGGGAACACACCTACCAACCCCCAAAGCTGGAGCGATCCCAACTGGCCACCATCATCTACACCTCCGGCACCTCCGGTCGGCCCAAGGGGGTGATGCTCAGCCACGGCAACCTGATGCACCAGGTGGAGAACTTGGGCGTGGTCGTACAGCCACAACCGGGGAATAAGGTGTTGACCATTCTGCCCACTTGGCACTCTTATGAGCGGGCTTGCGAGTATTTTCTCCTCAGCCGTGCCTGCATGCTGGTCTATACCAGCCCTCGCTTTATCAAACAAGATTTCCAACAGGAGCACCCCCATTTTCTGGTGGCAGTGCCGCGGATTTGGGAAACCGTTTATGAAGGGATCCAACGGCAATTCAAAGAGAAAAGCCCCCTGATGCAGCGGCTGATCCGCGCTCTGATGGCCGTGAGTGAGAGCCATGTGCTCTCTGGACGGATAGCTCGCAACCAGTCGATTTTGCATTACGGAGTCAGCCCCTGGGTGCGTCTGCAGGCTCGCCTGCAACATTGGCTGCTCTGGCCCCTGCACCGATTGGCCGATGCGCTCATCTACCGCAAGGTGCGACAGGCGTTGGGCCCCAATTTTCAACATGCCATCAGCGGCGGTGGATCCCTGCCTGCCTACTTGGATCTGTTCTACGAGGTGGTGGGCATTTCCATCTTGAATGGCTACGGCCTCACCGAAACTTCGCCGGTGTTGTGCGCGCGGCGTCCAGACAACAATGTGCGCGGTACGGCTGGCCCCCCTCTGCCGGGGACGGAGTTTCGCATTGTGGATCCTGAAACTCGACAGCCGCTGCCCCCTAGAGAAAAAGGACTAATCCTGGCCCGTGGCCCGCAGGTGATGATGGGCTACTACAACAACCCGGAAGCCACTGCCAAGGTGCTCAGCTCCGACGGCTGGTTTGAAACCGGGGATCTGGGCTGGCTCACCCCCGATGGGCAACTGGTGATCACCGGCAGAGCCAAGGATGTCATCGTCCTACTCAACGGGGAGAATATTGAGCCCCAGCCGCTGGAAGATGCTTGTCTGCAGTCTCCTTACATCAGCCAAATCGTGATCGTCGGGCAAGACCAAAAGAAATTGGCTGCCCTCATCTACCCCAACCTCGATGCCCTCAAAGCCTGGGCTGCTGAGCAAGGGATCCCGGCTGAGGATGCCGAGCTGCTGGCCCAGCCCCAGACCCGCACCTTGATTTTGCAGGAGGTGCGCCGCCGCATCCAAGAACGCCCTGGCTACCGGCCCGACGAGCAGGTCAGCGACTTTCGCTTCTTGCCGGAGCCCTTGAGTGTGGAAAACGGCCTCATGACCCAGACGCTGAAAATTAAGCGCAACCCTGTGGCGGAGCGCTACGCTCACCTCATCGAGGAGATGTACCGATCTTTGAAGTAG
- a CDS encoding protein-L-isoaspartate(D-aspartate) O-methyltransferase has product MINPFSSFRWRHSSRSPAGIPEVEPQPPDASDPFASQREQMVKKQLIKRGIRDPRVLEAMGKVPRHLFVPSDLRDRAYRDCPLPIGYGQTISQPYIVAFMTEAARLTPESVVLEIGTGSGYQAAVLAELARQVYSLERLSPLAAQAQQTLAALGYRNVEVRQGDGYQGWPEHAPYDAILVTAAPPTVPMVLLDQLAVGGTLVVPVGESPSDSGAQGSQSLLILCKTAQGWVQKGAFPVQFVPMV; this is encoded by the coding sequence GTGATCAACCCATTCTCATCCTTCCGGTGGAGACATTCTTCTCGCTCTCCAGCTGGGATCCCAGAAGTTGAACCTCAGCCCCCAGACGCTTCCGATCCTTTTGCTTCCCAACGGGAGCAGATGGTCAAGAAACAGCTCATCAAACGAGGGATCCGAGATCCACGGGTACTGGAAGCCATGGGAAAAGTGCCGCGTCACCTTTTTGTCCCCTCTGATCTGCGGGATCGGGCCTACAGGGATTGCCCTCTGCCCATCGGCTATGGCCAGACCATTTCTCAGCCCTATATTGTTGCTTTTATGACAGAAGCTGCTCGCCTCACGCCTGAATCGGTGGTGTTGGAAATCGGCACCGGCTCCGGCTATCAGGCGGCTGTTTTGGCAGAGCTGGCCCGGCAAGTGTATAGCCTGGAGCGTCTGTCCCCATTGGCTGCTCAAGCTCAACAAACCCTCGCTGCCCTGGGCTATCGCAACGTGGAAGTGCGTCAGGGGGATGGCTACCAAGGTTGGCCAGAGCATGCTCCCTACGATGCCATTCTGGTGACGGCAGCGCCCCCAACTGTGCCCATGGTGCTGCTGGATCAACTGGCGGTGGGGGGCACCTTGGTGGTGCCGGTGGGAGAAAGCCCTTCGGACTCCGGTGCCCAGGGATCCCAGTCCTTGCTGATCCTCTGCAAAACAGCCCAAGGATGGGTTCAAAAAGGGGCTTTTCCAGTGCAGTTTGTGCCCATGGTCTAG
- a CDS encoding glycerophosphodiester phosphodiesterase has translation MLPYTQIVAHRGEHTHAEENTLAAFAAAVEVGAEQIELDVRCSRDGIPLVVHDADLDGQPLAALTWAEIRARKPTIPTLEETLSHIKGKITLDIELKEAGYEEQVLALVSDILTPEEFVITSFLPQVVQRVKTLLSPQPKVGLLIEAKAEEQAKGSLLTRCRELGADFLASHYSWVNLQFLAEAEQAGIPLYVWTVNDPEVMKLCLQPFAGSVGQNPVVQGLITDRPQLALQIRAHLLAEIEGAKP, from the coding sequence ATGCTCCCCTACACCCAGATTGTCGCCCACCGTGGGGAGCACACCCACGCCGAGGAAAACACGTTGGCCGCTTTTGCTGCTGCTGTTGAAGTGGGGGCCGAGCAAATTGAGCTGGATGTGCGCTGTAGCCGAGATGGGATCCCACTGGTTGTTCACGATGCCGATTTGGATGGACAGCCTTTGGCCGCATTAACTTGGGCCGAGATTCGGGCCCGCAAACCCACGATTCCCACTCTTGAAGAGACCCTGTCACATATCAAGGGCAAGATCACCCTCGATATCGAACTCAAAGAAGCAGGCTATGAGGAACAAGTCCTTGCCCTCGTTAGCGATATTTTGACCCCCGAAGAATTTGTGATCACCTCTTTTTTGCCTCAGGTGGTGCAGCGGGTTAAAACGCTTTTGTCCCCGCAACCCAAGGTTGGCCTGTTGATCGAGGCAAAGGCTGAGGAGCAAGCCAAGGGATCTTTACTTACCCGTTGCCGGGAGTTGGGAGCGGATTTTCTGGCCTCCCACTACAGTTGGGTGAACTTGCAGTTCTTGGCTGAAGCTGAACAGGCCGGGATCCCTCTGTACGTTTGGACGGTGAACGATCCTGAAGTGATGAAGTTGTGCTTGCAGCCATTTGCCGGCTCAGTAGGACAAAATCCCGTTGTTCAAGGGTTGATTACCGACCGTCCCCAATTGGCTTTGCAAATTCGCGCCCACCTTTTGGCAGAAATAGAGGGGGCAAAACCCTAG
- a CDS encoding peroxiredoxin — MGLVVGLLVGFGMTQPAWAQWGTTPLPPIGSPAPEFALPDQSGQIRRLADFRGEWVVLYFYPRDFTSGCTIEARRFQQDLPKFRAMGAQVVGVSADSVDSHRRFCSAEGLQFPLLSDPDGTVSRAYGSWMGDVALRNTFLIDPEGILREIDPIVNPSRHSAEVLAQLQQLIRN; from the coding sequence ATGGGATTGGTTGTGGGCCTGCTTGTGGGCTTTGGGATGACTCAGCCTGCCTGGGCCCAGTGGGGAACTACTCCTCTCCCGCCAATAGGTTCTCCGGCACCGGAGTTCGCATTGCCGGATCAATCCGGGCAAATACGGCGGCTGGCGGATTTTCGGGGGGAGTGGGTGGTGTTGTATTTTTACCCCCGCGACTTCACTTCCGGCTGTACGATTGAGGCCCGCCGCTTTCAGCAAGATTTGCCCAAGTTCCGGGCCATGGGGGCACAGGTTGTGGGCGTGAGCGCTGACTCGGTGGACTCTCACAGGCGCTTTTGCTCGGCAGAGGGGCTACAGTTTCCTTTGCTGTCGGATCCCGACGGCACGGTCAGTCGAGCCTACGGATCCTGGATGGGCGATGTTGCCCTGCGCAATACGTTCTTGATCGACCCGGAGGGGATTTTGCGAGAAATCGACCCAATCGTGAACCCCAGCCGCCACAGCGCTGAGGTTCTGGCCCAGTTGCAGCAGCTTATCAGGAACTAG
- a CDS encoding GNAT family N-acetyltransferase, with amino-acid sequence MAEVLAQVFHPPSGLQRWIYPIRKLGIREELRLRLAARDPHYCCLAAAVGSEVVGTAEISLRVTAYGKYPYLSNLAVLPGWRRRGIARLLLLSAEGVAKGWGYRCLHLHVLEDNLPARQLYAQLRYTPIERTSQLWRWLGIPPQLLLCKWLP; translated from the coding sequence TTGGCCGAAGTTCTAGCCCAGGTTTTTCATCCCCCCTCAGGCCTGCAACGCTGGATCTACCCAATTCGCAAGCTGGGCATTCGCGAAGAGTTGCGCCTCAGGCTGGCCGCAAGGGATCCCCACTACTGCTGTCTGGCAGCTGCGGTGGGATCCGAAGTGGTGGGCACTGCCGAGATCTCTTTGCGGGTCACAGCCTACGGGAAGTATCCCTACCTCTCCAACTTGGCGGTGCTGCCCGGCTGGCGGCGGCGAGGAATTGCTCGTCTGCTTTTGCTCAGTGCTGAAGGGGTGGCGAAAGGGTGGGGCTACCGCTGTTTGCATCTGCACGTGTTGGAAGACAATCTCCCCGCGCGGCAACTGTACGCTCAACTGCGCTATACCCCCATCGAACGCACCTCTCAACTCTGGCGATGGTTGGGGATCCCTCCGCAGCTTTTGCTCTGCAAGTGGTTACCTTGA
- a CDS encoding precorrin-2 C(20)-methyltransferase, producing the protein MGLGTFWGISAGAGDPDWITVKAARILSTVNWVACPQNAAGQPGLAYQIVRPWLRPEQTLLPLRLPFVTRSEVLQAAWQAAAQQLAPLLERGEDVAFICEGDVGLYSTFAYVAQALRQRIPALPIQAIPGVCSPLAAAAALGSPLVLGSEKLAILPALFALSELEQACAWAEVVVLMKVASVYPQVWQWLAERGWLQQASLVVWAGWPQQTLFPTLEGLADYRPPYFSLLILRSRPRNQDSLNLENELQLE; encoded by the coding sequence ATGGGTCTGGGAACCTTTTGGGGGATCAGTGCTGGAGCAGGGGATCCCGACTGGATCACGGTCAAAGCAGCCCGCATCCTCAGCACGGTCAACTGGGTGGCCTGTCCCCAAAATGCCGCCGGCCAGCCGGGCCTGGCCTATCAGATTGTGCGCCCTTGGCTGCGACCGGAACAAACCCTCTTGCCGCTTCGCCTGCCCTTTGTCACCCGGTCGGAAGTCCTGCAAGCTGCCTGGCAAGCGGCTGCCCAGCAACTGGCCCCACTCCTAGAAAGGGGAGAAGATGTCGCCTTCATCTGTGAGGGAGACGTGGGCCTCTACAGCACCTTTGCCTACGTGGCCCAAGCCCTGCGGCAGCGGATCCCCGCCTTGCCCATCCAGGCCATACCGGGGGTGTGCTCTCCCTTAGCCGCTGCTGCTGCCCTGGGATCCCCCTTGGTGCTCGGCTCCGAGAAATTGGCGATTTTACCGGCTCTGTTTGCCCTCTCGGAACTGGAGCAGGCTTGTGCCTGGGCTGAGGTAGTCGTCCTCATGAAAGTGGCCTCTGTCTACCCTCAGGTTTGGCAGTGGCTGGCCGAAAGAGGTTGGCTGCAACAGGCCAGCTTGGTGGTCTGGGCCGGCTGGCCTCAGCAAACCCTCTTCCCCACCCTGGAAGGACTGGCCGACTACCGGCCCCCCTACTTTTCCCTGCTGATCCTGCGTTCTCGGCCCCGAAATCAAGATTCTCTTAACCTGGAAAACGAGCTACAGCTGGAATGA
- a CDS encoding STAS domain-containing protein, producing MVERRRAIPEPLSLTVSLRGSREALENCQVFHLTGLLDAFSEPVFVKVVTKYLEEGSPNLILDLTGIDFIDSSGVGALVQLAKLVQGRAGIFQVVSNPRITQTVKLVRLEKFLSLRNSLQEALDRLKEGSTGSTETA from the coding sequence ATGGTTGAAAGGAGAAGAGCCATTCCGGAACCCCTATCTCTGACGGTCAGCTTGCGCGGCAGCCGCGAGGCGCTGGAAAACTGCCAGGTCTTTCACCTGACTGGCCTTCTGGATGCCTTTTCCGAGCCGGTCTTTGTTAAGGTGGTCACCAAATACCTGGAAGAGGGATCCCCTAACCTGATCCTGGATTTGACAGGGATCGACTTCATCGACAGCTCTGGCGTCGGCGCCCTGGTGCAATTGGCCAAGCTGGTGCAGGGCCGCGCAGGTATCTTTCAGGTGGTGAGCAACCCCCGCATTACCCAAACGGTGAAACTGGTGCGCCTGGAGAAGTTCCTATCTTTGCGCAACTCCTTGCAGGAAGCCTTGGATCGCCTGAAGGAAGGAAGTACGGGCAGTACAGAGACCGCCTGA